A region from the Triticum urartu cultivar G1812 chromosome 1, Tu2.1, whole genome shotgun sequence genome encodes:
- the LOC125552159 gene encoding mediator of RNA polymerase II transcription subunit 32, whose amino-acid sequence MMRKKLSGGGMDATVDELSAAYKEFVAAAVAVMEAREQSGGQKTAATDAALEAFKQRWELFRVSCDHAEELVESIRQRIGSECLVDEATGSSSSASTPASVALAAPGIKPISAVRLEQMSKAVRWLVIELQHGVGGPSAAGPGGGVSTPAAGAGGQHVHGGVESRFPEDGTQ is encoded by the coding sequence ATGATGCGTAAGAAACTTTCGGGCGGCGGAATGGACGCGACGGTGGACGAGCTGAGCGCGGCGTATAAGGAGTTCGTGGCGGCTGCGGTGGCCGTGATGGAAGCTCGCGAGCAGTCGGGCGGCCAGAAGACGGCAGCCACGGACGCGGCGCTTGAAGCCTTCAAGCAGCGATGGGAGCTCTTCCGCGTCTCCTGCGACCACGCCGAGGAGCTCGTTGAGTCCATCCGCCAGCGCATCGGCTCCGAGTGTCTCGTCGACGAGGCCACGGGATCTTCCTCTTCCGCCTCCACGCCCGCAAGCGTCGCGTTGGCTGCCCCCGGCATCAAGCCAATCAGCGCCGTCCGCCTCGAGCAGATGAGCAAGGCCGTCCGCTGGCTCGTTATCGAGCTTCAGCACGGCGTCGGAGGGCCCTCAGCTGCCGGACCTGGCGGTGGCGTCTCAACCCCGGCTGCCGGCGCCGGAGGGCAGCATGTGCACGGCGGGGTCGAATCGCGCTTCCCCGAGGATGGCACCCAGTAG